One genomic window of Osmia bicornis bicornis chromosome 5, iOsmBic2.1, whole genome shotgun sequence includes the following:
- the LOC123987764 gene encoding uncharacterized protein LOC123987764, which produces MLRDNIVEKPLQQRVYSAVAAVLKTARQCKRRQMATKDRIKKIERLVQVGVCQVLENLPTPLHAMISAQMRNEGRPIYGRRFTEEEKVLALSIYKQSPKAFRYLSKLFLLPSIETLRKLLSHIPLRAGICDNVFRELEERSESFQDEKSRYAILLFDEIKLSPSLVYNPSMDIVEGFVDSGFSRSLDIADHAMVWMLKGIHGVRPWKQPVAYTFCRGTSSAESIVRMFKELVRRACQAGIVVVASVCDQGSTNCKAIQCLIDYSKRNAFQQSNPLRHDIIVIDENRAALRSSAPIKVHAEQSFD; this is translated from the coding sequence ATGCTCAGGGACAACATCGTGGAGAAGCCCCTGCAGCAACGAGTCTACAGCGCCGTGGCAGCGGTACTGAAGACGGCGCGGCAATGCAAGCGGCGGCAGATGGCAACGAAGGACCGCATCAAGAAGATAGAGCGTCTCGTGCAGGTAGGTGTATGCCAAGTTTTGGAAAACTTGCCAACACCCCTGCACGCGATGATTTCCGCCCAGATGCGCAACGAGGGAAGACCCATCTACGGACGACGCTTCACGGAAGAGGAGAAGGTACTAGCACTAAGTATTTATAAGCAAAGTCCAAAAGCGTTTCGATATTtgtcaaaattatttcttttgccaAGTATCGAAACGCTTCGGAAATTATTGTCGCACATTCCACTAAGAGCTGGAATTTGCGACAACGTATTCCGTGAACTCGAAGAGCGGTCCGAGTCCTTTCAAGACGAGAAAAGCAGATACGCTATTCTGCTTTTcgacgaaattaaattatcgcCGTCACTGGTCTACAATCCTTCAATGGACATAGTTGAAGGATTTGTAGACTCCGGTTTTTCGCGTTCACTAGATATCGCGGATCATGCCATGGTGTGGATGTTGAAAGGCATACACGGAGTGCGACCTTGGAAGCAACCTGTGGCATATACTTTTTGTAGGGGTACATCTTCCGCGGAGAGCATCGTTAGGATGTTTAAAGAATTAGTTCGCCGTGCATGTCAGGCCGGCATTGTAGTTGTAGCCTCAGTTTGTGACCAAGGCAGCACGAATTGTAAGGCAATACAATGCCTAATAGATTATTCGAAAAGAAATGCCTTTCAGCAGTCCAATCCATTGCGGCATGATATAATTGTTATTGATGAAAATCGTGCCGCTCTT